A DNA window from Leptolyngbya sp. KIOST-1 contains the following coding sequences:
- a CDS encoding MFS transporter, whose protein sequence is MIPTPRLLQCLRNPTFARLYAAQTINLVGDALTWLGLALLAFELANENAGLILSGALTLRVVAYVVLSPLAGAIADRIDRKRIMVITHLARMVIVCLLPFVTQIWQIYAIVLALNMFSAFFTPTYTATIPLIATSEEYPRAIALSSATYQLLGVLGPGLAGSVAAFVGTRQVFFLDGITFLTAAILIVTLPGQLMVTQQPQEARTVRRTLQDIRLGTTCLLNDPMIRYALVMQLVAAIAGAAILVNTVGYVQGTLQMGKLEYGWVMAAFGIGATLASIGLGTVNPGPKQTVLTGLGAALITLALLPANWVSLSGLLLLWAVAGAGQTLVNVPTQTLIADRVAVDIQGRVYGAHFAWSHLWWAFSYPLAGWMGSHFSTATFLGSSLIGVAVWSIAQLVFRPIAQPEWPSGLWHDHQHFHDEEHWHRHRRNQKVRDAHSHLHFHHNLQSELYEIG, encoded by the coding sequence ATGATTCCAACTCCTCGGTTATTACAGTGTCTTAGAAATCCTACCTTTGCTCGCCTCTACGCGGCCCAGACCATTAACCTGGTTGGTGATGCCCTGACTTGGCTGGGGTTAGCGCTACTTGCCTTTGAGTTGGCAAACGAAAACGCTGGGCTGATTTTGTCAGGAGCGCTGACCCTGCGAGTTGTGGCCTACGTGGTGCTGTCGCCGCTAGCGGGGGCGATCGCTGATCGCATTGACCGCAAACGCATTATGGTCATCACCCATTTGGCGCGGATGGTAATTGTGTGTCTGCTGCCCTTTGTCACCCAGATCTGGCAAATTTACGCGATCGTGTTGGCCCTGAACATGTTCTCTGCCTTTTTTACGCCCACGTACACCGCCACTATTCCCTTGATCGCGACATCTGAGGAGTACCCCAGGGCGATCGCCCTTTCCAGTGCTACCTATCAGCTTTTAGGCGTACTTGGCCCCGGTTTAGCCGGTAGCGTTGCCGCCTTTGTGGGTACCCGGCAGGTATTTTTTCTAGATGGCATCACGTTTCTGACCGCTGCCATTTTGATCGTTACTCTGCCAGGGCAACTGATGGTCACGCAGCAACCGCAGGAGGCTAGAACAGTTCGCAGGACGCTCCAGGATATTCGCCTGGGCACCACCTGTCTACTCAATGATCCAATGATTAGATATGCCTTAGTCATGCAGTTGGTGGCGGCGATCGCCGGGGCTGCCATCTTGGTCAACACCGTCGGGTATGTCCAGGGCACTCTTCAAATGGGCAAGCTGGAGTATGGCTGGGTTATGGCCGCCTTTGGTATAGGGGCAACCTTGGCATCCATTGGTCTAGGCACCGTCAACCCTGGGCCGAAACAGACGGTACTCACTGGCCTGGGGGCGGCTCTGATTACCCTGGCTCTTTTACCCGCAAATTGGGTTAGCCTGAGCGGGCTACTGCTGCTGTGGGCTGTCGCCGGGGCAGGGCAAACCCTGGTGAATGTGCCGACCCAAACCTTAATTGCCGATCGGGTAGCTGTCGATATTCAAGGTCGAGTCTACGGTGCCCACTTTGCCTGGAGCCATCTGTGGTGGGCGTTCTCTTATCCCCTGGCAGGATGGATGGGGAGCCATTTTTCTACGGCTACTTTTTTGGGGAGCAGTCTAATTGGTGTAGCGGTTTGGAGTATTGCTCAACTCGTTTTCCGACCCATTGCACAGCCCGAGTGGCCCAGTGGGCTGTGGCACGACCATCAACACTTCCACGATGAAGAGCATTGGCATCGCCACAGGCGCAATCAAAAGGTTAGAGATGCTCACAGCCATCTTCACTTTCATCACAATCTCCAATCAGAGCTTTATGAGATTGGCTAA
- a CDS encoding glycoside hydrolase family protein: MRDLVTLSKNEIAHFLLITSNCLSQKFMTQDSSLPTTKSSPLKKRGFRFQSSSLKKYWPLFPILGLFLIIGLVLEQPGSHLRFQSPLLGQLPDLAMSDGDPYIRALMLTISASESNSKNSYFLLYGSKHVHDLGQHPNQCRPIKTGPNQGQCSTAAGRYQFLTSTWIEKAVKYHPHPHQTNHGMTYSFEPQYQDIVVYRWLSDHHQWNIDILALLKEDRVEEVLTELSNVWTSLGNGIEDNSMTPYLPSLYRQLLSEELRN, encoded by the coding sequence ATGCGCGATCTCGTCACCTTGTCGAAAAATGAGATCGCGCATTTTTTACTCATCACTTCAAACTGTTTGAGCCAAAAATTTATGACACAAGACAGCTCTTTACCTACAACAAAATCATCGCCTCTTAAAAAGAGAGGATTTCGATTTCAATCCTCTAGCCTTAAAAAATATTGGCCCCTTTTCCCTATTTTGGGATTATTCCTCATTATCGGTCTTGTTCTGGAACAGCCGGGGAGTCATCTTCGGTTTCAATCACCTTTACTCGGGCAGCTACCTGATTTAGCTATGTCAGACGGTGATCCGTACATTCGAGCACTGATGTTAACTATCTCGGCCAGTGAGTCAAATAGCAAAAATTCTTATTTTCTTTTGTATGGCAGTAAACATGTCCATGATTTAGGACAACACCCCAACCAATGTAGGCCAATTAAAACTGGCCCAAACCAAGGTCAGTGCTCAACGGCGGCTGGGCGATATCAATTCCTGACTTCTACCTGGATAGAGAAAGCCGTCAAGTATCACCCACATCCCCACCAGACTAATCATGGAATGACCTACAGCTTCGAGCCACAGTATCAGGATATTGTGGTATATCGCTGGCTCAGTGATCATCATCAATGGAATATTGATATTTTAGCTTTGCTTAAAGAAGATCGAGTTGAAGAAGTCTTGACTGAACTATCTAATGTTTGGACAAGTCTGGGCAACGGCATTGAGGATAACTCGATGACACCTTATTTGCCTAGTCTCTATCGACAGCTACTCAGTGAAGAGCTGCGGAATTGA
- a CDS encoding CusA/CzcA family heavy metal efflux RND transporter, translated as MFNSLLNQTLKNSIAQRWFIVAAAIAVTIWGIFSLTQMPLDVFPEFAPPQVDIHTEAPGLAPEEVETQITVPIESAVNGLPGVTTVRSSSKVGLSMVQVVFDQEADIAQARQLVTERLQQVSSQLPAGAHTPELSPLASPLGTILMYSFTLNGQGQTSMLDLRRLVDGALSQQILSVPGVTQVTVYGGDERQEQVLVNPEQLRDRNVALNEVTDAARGANSNAPGGFLIGGGQELLVRGLGQVQSIDDLQQSVVKVENGEPILLQDVAEVQTGAALKRGDASFNGAPAIVLMINKQPDVDTPTVTQAVEAVIADLQRTFPTDVQMARTFRQSNFIDSAIGNVSGSLIEGIIIVSVIMLLFLMNWRTAIITLSAIPLSLLIGLMFMKAFGLGINTMTLGGLVVAIGSVVDDSIVDMENCYRGLRTNQAQGNPKHPFQVVYDTSVEVRLAVIFSTVIIVVVFAPIFSLTGVEGRIFAPMGLAYLLSIAASTLVAMTLSPALCAILLANQTLPQEGTFVSRWAERLYRPLLNLSMRAPQLILALALAALVAAMAIVPSLGRVFLPEFQEKSLVNSMVLFPGVSLDITHRAGIALATTLQDNPLYEWVQVRAGRAPGDADGAGVNMAHVDIELSDLALEDREASVQQLREAFLALPGVAPNIGGFISHRMDEVLSGVRSAIAIKIFGPDLAELRRIGEQVRDTIEPIEGVVDLQLEPQLPIRQVQIQYDRTAAASYGLSMAAISDVVETALNGRVVSQVPEDQQLVNIAVGLQESARNNLDAIRAIPIATPTGETISLGDVAAVDYGMGANVVNREDVSRLIVVSANVAERDLGSVVGDIQAQIQQNVQLPNGYFIQYGGQFESEQRATSSLLIYSILAAIAIAVLMFFSVKSLPATVAIMINLPLALVGGIISILLTGGVMSIASLIGFITLFGVAVRNGLLLVDNYNSKFAQGLPLKEVIVGGSLDRVNAILMTALTSALGMLPLAIASGAGNEILQPLAIVVLGGLFTSTALTLLVIPAIYAKFGKWLMPKRKQTALEVAIAVNAAAGSTIGARQ; from the coding sequence ATGTTTAACTCACTTCTGAACCAGACCCTCAAAAATTCCATTGCCCAGCGGTGGTTTATCGTGGCCGCTGCCATTGCGGTCACAATCTGGGGCATTTTCAGCCTCACCCAAATGCCGCTGGATGTGTTTCCCGAGTTTGCGCCGCCCCAGGTCGATATCCATACCGAGGCCCCTGGCCTGGCCCCCGAAGAAGTGGAAACCCAAATTACCGTGCCCATCGAAAGCGCAGTGAACGGCCTGCCCGGTGTAACCACCGTGCGCTCCTCGTCAAAAGTGGGCCTATCGATGGTGCAGGTGGTGTTTGACCAAGAGGCCGATATTGCCCAGGCGCGGCAGTTGGTCACCGAACGCCTGCAACAGGTGAGCAGCCAGCTGCCAGCGGGTGCTCACACCCCCGAGCTATCGCCCCTGGCCTCGCCCCTGGGCACGATTTTGATGTATTCCTTTACGCTCAATGGCCAGGGCCAGACCTCAATGCTGGATCTGCGCCGCCTGGTAGACGGTGCCCTCAGCCAGCAGATTTTGTCGGTGCCGGGGGTGACGCAGGTGACCGTCTACGGCGGTGACGAACGGCAGGAGCAGGTTTTGGTGAATCCGGAGCAGCTGCGCGATCGCAATGTGGCCCTCAATGAGGTCACCGACGCGGCCCGTGGCGCGAACTCCAACGCCCCTGGCGGCTTTTTGATCGGCGGTGGCCAAGAGCTGCTGGTGCGCGGCCTGGGCCAGGTGCAGTCAATTGACGACCTTCAGCAGTCGGTGGTCAAGGTCGAAAATGGCGAACCCATTCTGCTGCAAGACGTGGCCGAGGTGCAGACCGGGGCCGCTCTGAAGCGAGGCGATGCCAGCTTTAATGGTGCTCCCGCCATCGTGCTGATGATCAACAAGCAGCCGGACGTGGATACACCCACGGTGACTCAGGCGGTGGAAGCGGTGATTGCCGATTTGCAGCGCACCTTCCCGACCGACGTGCAGATGGCCCGCACCTTTCGCCAGTCAAACTTTATCGACTCTGCTATTGGCAACGTCAGCGGTTCGCTGATTGAGGGCATCATCATTGTGTCAGTCATCATGCTGCTGTTTTTGATGAACTGGCGCACGGCGATCATCACCCTCAGTGCCATTCCCCTGTCGCTGCTGATTGGCCTGATGTTCATGAAAGCCTTTGGTTTGGGCATCAACACTATGACCCTGGGCGGTCTGGTGGTGGCCATTGGCTCGGTGGTCGATGACTCGATTGTGGATATGGAGAACTGCTATCGCGGTCTGCGCACTAACCAGGCCCAGGGCAACCCCAAGCACCCCTTCCAGGTTGTGTACGACACCTCGGTAGAGGTACGGCTGGCAGTAATTTTTTCCACGGTGATTATCGTGGTGGTGTTTGCGCCGATCTTTAGTTTGACCGGGGTAGAAGGGCGAATTTTTGCGCCGATGGGCTTGGCTTATCTGCTTTCCATTGCTGCCTCTACCCTGGTGGCGATGACCCTGTCGCCCGCCCTCTGTGCCATTTTGCTGGCTAACCAAACCCTGCCCCAGGAGGGGACGTTTGTATCGCGCTGGGCGGAGCGGCTCTACCGTCCGCTGCTAAACCTGTCGATGCGGGCACCCCAGCTCATTCTGGCGCTGGCGCTGGCGGCGCTGGTGGCAGCTATGGCAATTGTGCCGTCCTTAGGGCGGGTGTTTTTGCCGGAATTTCAGGAAAAATCCCTGGTTAACTCCATGGTGCTGTTCCCTGGTGTGTCGCTGGATATCACCCATCGGGCGGGGATAGCGCTGGCCACAACGCTGCAAGATAACCCCCTCTACGAATGGGTGCAGGTGCGGGCGGGGCGCGCCCCTGGTGATGCCGATGGAGCGGGGGTGAATATGGCCCACGTCGATATTGAACTCAGCGACCTGGCCCTGGAAGACCGGGAGGCCAGTGTGCAACAACTGCGGGAGGCGTTTTTGGCGCTGCCGGGGGTAGCCCCAAACATTGGCGGGTTTATCTCCCACCGCATGGATGAGGTGCTGTCGGGGGTGAGAAGTGCGATCGCCATCAAAATCTTTGGCCCCGACCTGGCAGAACTGCGCCGCATTGGGGAGCAAGTACGCGACACTATTGAACCGATTGAAGGGGTCGTTGACCTCCAGCTAGAGCCGCAGTTGCCCATTCGCCAGGTGCAGATCCAGTACGATCGCACCGCAGCCGCGAGCTATGGTCTCAGCATGGCGGCGATCTCCGATGTGGTAGAAACGGCGCTGAACGGTCGGGTGGTCTCCCAGGTGCCGGAAGACCAGCAGTTGGTCAATATTGCCGTCGGTCTCCAAGAGTCGGCCCGCAACAACCTGGATGCGATTCGCGCTATCCCCATTGCTACTCCCACGGGCGAGACGATTTCTCTGGGGGATGTGGCCGCCGTTGACTACGGCATGGGGGCGAATGTGGTGAATCGGGAAGATGTGTCGCGGCTGATTGTGGTCTCGGCCAACGTGGCCGAGCGCGACCTGGGCAGCGTGGTGGGCGATATTCAAGCCCAGATTCAGCAGAATGTGCAATTGCCCAACGGTTACTTCATCCAGTACGGGGGCCAGTTTGAGTCAGAGCAGCGGGCCACCAGCAGCTTGCTGATTTACAGCATTCTGGCGGCGATCGCGATCGCCGTGCTGATGTTCTTCTCGGTTAAGTCGTTGCCCGCTACGGTTGCCATCATGATCAACCTGCCCCTGGCGCTGGTGGGGGGCATTATCTCCATCCTGCTGACCGGCGGCGTGATGTCCATCGCCTCGCTGATTGGCTTCATTACCCTGTTCGGTGTGGCCGTGCGCAATGGCCTGCTGTTGGTCGATAACTACAACAGCAAATTCGCCCAGGGATTACCGCTCAAGGAGGTGATAGTTGGTGGATCGCTTGACCGGGTCAACGCCATTTTGATGACGGCGCTGACCTCGGCGTTGGGGATGCTGCCCCTGGCGATCGCCAGCGGGGCTGGGAATGAGATTCTGCAACCGCTGGCGATCGTGGTGCTGGGTGGCCTCTTCACCTCCACCGCTCTGACGCTGCTGGTGATCCCGGCGATCTACGCCAAGTTTGGTAAGTGGCTGATGCCAAAACGAAAGCAAACTGCCTTGGAGGTTGCGATCGCTGTCAATGCGGCGGCGGGTTCTACCATAGGGGCAAGGCAGTAG
- a CDS encoding cobalt transporter, which produces MRYTQKPFLEAVLITVLFLAVPKAAISHVGHGDEFQAEGGVNRVEVKAETDSLLGIEVNSIKSAADGSAAVLIPVTALVDDAGQQLVFVQYENFYEPVPVTTGATQGDLIEITDGLSVGEQLVTQGSLSLYAESRKTQTADAATSPEALVTPQNHAQADAQGIPHSHDATGNLAQSSETAPPDGDLAQASETVAPSRGFPWALVVGVTSAAAVVTGAMTFLSSGRKKKSRFSDGTYSGKRGDY; this is translated from the coding sequence ATGCGTTACACCCAAAAGCCTTTTCTAGAAGCCGTTCTAATTACCGTTCTGTTTCTAGCTGTACCCAAAGCCGCAATCTCCCACGTGGGCCACGGCGATGAATTCCAGGCCGAAGGCGGCGTCAACCGGGTCGAGGTCAAGGCCGAGACCGACTCCCTCTTGGGGATCGAGGTTAACTCCATTAAGTCTGCTGCCGATGGCAGCGCCGCCGTACTGATTCCGGTGACGGCCCTGGTGGACGATGCCGGTCAACAGCTTGTCTTTGTGCAGTACGAGAATTTTTATGAGCCAGTGCCGGTAACGACTGGTGCGACCCAGGGCGACCTAATTGAAATTACCGATGGACTATCGGTAGGGGAGCAGCTTGTCACCCAGGGCAGCCTCTCGCTCTATGCCGAATCACGCAAAACCCAAACTGCTGATGCAGCTACCAGCCCCGAGGCACTCGTTACCCCTCAAAACCATGCCCAGGCCGATGCCCAAGGCATTCCCCACAGCCACGATGCCACTGGCAATCTCGCTCAGTCCAGTGAAACGGCCCCCCCAGATGGTGATCTAGCTCAAGCGAGTGAAACCGTTGCACCCTCCAGAGGCTTTCCGTGGGCGCTTGTAGTCGGAGTCACATCAGCGGCTGCCGTAGTAACTGGGGCAATGACCTTTTTAAGTAGCGGTCGCAAAAAGAAGAGCCGCTTTTCTGATGGCACCTACTCCGGCAAAAGAGGGGACTACTAG
- the rppA gene encoding two-component system response regulator RppA codes for MRILLVEDEEDLGLAIKQVLMGEKYVVDWVTDGAQAWYCLENQWTDYTLAIVDWLLPELSGLELCQRLRAYQNPLPVLMLTALGQPENRVTGLDAGADDYLVKPFVMEELLARLRAIQRRSPQLQPQQLTVGAFTLDDANTQLQVELPGQPAQTIPLTLKEFQVLTYLMQNCDRIIPGSKIRYQLWDLDDEPVSNVVAAQIRLLRRKLAKHGCACPIETIPGQGYRFNSSL; via the coding sequence ATGCGAATTTTGCTGGTGGAAGATGAGGAGGATTTGGGACTGGCGATTAAGCAGGTTTTGATGGGTGAGAAGTATGTGGTGGACTGGGTGACCGATGGTGCCCAGGCCTGGTACTGCCTCGAAAACCAGTGGACGGACTACACCTTGGCCATTGTTGATTGGCTGTTGCCCGAGCTGTCTGGGCTGGAGCTATGCCAGCGGCTCAGGGCATACCAAAACCCTTTGCCGGTGCTGATGCTGACTGCCCTGGGCCAGCCCGAAAATCGCGTCACTGGGCTAGACGCCGGAGCCGATGACTATTTGGTTAAACCCTTTGTGATGGAGGAACTGCTGGCGCGGCTGCGGGCAATTCAGCGGCGATCGCCCCAGCTCCAGCCTCAGCAGTTGACTGTGGGCGCTTTTACCCTAGACGATGCCAACACCCAACTACAGGTTGAGCTACCCGGTCAACCTGCCCAGACCATTCCTCTCACTCTAAAAGAGTTTCAGGTGCTGACCTACCTGATGCAAAACTGCGATCGCATCATTCCCGGCAGCAAAATTCGCTACCAGCTGTGGGATCTTGACGACGAGCCAGTGAGCAATGTGGTGGCCGCCCAAATTCGCCTGTTGCGCCGCAAGCTGGCCAAGCATGGCTGTGCCTGCCCAATCGAGACCATTCCTGGCCAAGGCTATCGTTTCAACTCATCCCTGTAG
- the rppB gene encoding two-component system sensor histidine kinase RppB, with protein MNSQQLFRRSRTRLALWYAGVMAMILSLSGLGIYRALIQSNWAALEREIESIAGTLHDSLEPMLPPSADPTVVLQQIFPDLCVAGQVCVPQPTVIQRHTIGISDRSSYYIRLFNHHGELLAFSPNQPLPLPQTVNPALWQTLQSDNGTRYRQFTTILHSADAHPTNTDGHDHPSWGHMQIGRTLAPFDAEVKRIQWVLAIGLPLALALVAASSWWLAGLAMQPIYQSYQRQQQFTADAAHELRSPLASLLATVEAILRLPPTLQQEVTPMLQTVERQGRRLSHLVGDLLLLTSLEQDASPKSFKPCCLNDLVADLTEEFSELATVSDIHLTNQIPDVEIYVLGHESQLYRLVSNLIANAIQYTTPGGSVLVSLETRDRTAIVAVKDTGVGIPLAEQNRIFERFYRVDSDRSRKTGGTGLGLAIAKAIAKSHGGQLTVASQPREGSVFTLRLAPISH; from the coding sequence ATGAATAGCCAACAACTCTTTCGTCGCAGTCGCACCCGCTTGGCCCTCTGGTATGCCGGGGTCATGGCGATGATTTTGAGTCTATCGGGGCTGGGGATCTACCGGGCGCTGATTCAGTCAAACTGGGCTGCCCTAGAGCGAGAAATTGAATCGATCGCCGGGACGCTCCACGACAGCCTAGAACCCATGCTGCCCCCGTCGGCAGACCCGACCGTTGTTTTGCAGCAAATTTTTCCGGATCTGTGTGTGGCAGGGCAGGTCTGTGTGCCCCAGCCTACCGTGATTCAGCGCCATACCATTGGCATTAGCGATCGCAGCAGCTACTACATTCGCCTGTTCAATCACCATGGCGAACTTTTGGCCTTTTCGCCCAATCAGCCCTTGCCCCTGCCCCAAACTGTGAACCCTGCCCTGTGGCAAACTCTACAAAGCGACAATGGCACTCGCTACCGCCAGTTCACCACCATTTTGCACAGTGCCGATGCCCATCCCACCAATACTGATGGCCATGATCATCCCTCCTGGGGGCACATGCAAATTGGGCGCACCCTGGCCCCCTTTGATGCTGAGGTGAAGCGTATTCAGTGGGTGTTAGCCATAGGGTTGCCCCTGGCTTTGGCCCTAGTAGCAGCCTCTAGCTGGTGGCTGGCGGGTCTGGCCATGCAGCCGATTTACCAGTCTTATCAACGGCAGCAGCAGTTTACCGCCGATGCCGCCCACGAGCTCAGGTCGCCTCTGGCCAGTTTGCTAGCCACGGTAGAAGCGATTCTGCGACTGCCACCAACCCTCCAGCAGGAGGTTACACCCATGCTCCAAACCGTAGAGCGCCAGGGCCGTCGCCTCAGCCACTTGGTCGGCGACTTATTGTTGCTGACCAGCCTGGAACAGGACGCCTCACCCAAATCGTTTAAACCCTGCTGTCTCAATGATTTGGTCGCTGATTTAACCGAAGAATTCTCGGAACTGGCCACCGTCTCAGATATCCACTTGACCAATCAAATTCCCGATGTCGAAATTTACGTTTTAGGACATGAATCTCAACTCTATCGACTCGTCTCTAACTTAATTGCCAACGCCATTCAGTACACCACCCCAGGCGGGTCGGTGCTGGTGAGCTTAGAGACTCGCGATCGCACTGCTATTGTTGCCGTCAAAGATACCGGGGTTGGTATTCCCCTAGCTGAACAAAACCGTATTTTTGAACGCTTTTATCGGGTCGATAGCGATCGCTCTCGCAAGACTGGCGGCACTGGGTTGGGGTTGGCGATTGCCAAGGCGATCGCCAAGAGCCATGGGGGGCAGTTAACCGTTGCAAGCCAACCCAGAGAGGGCAGTGTCTTCACCTTGCGATTAGCCCCTATTTCTCACTAG
- the mrdA gene encoding penicillin-binding protein 2: protein MILTSRNSKTSKGYTIPSFERRRVGSHPRSLLIILILSVVFWGVIGGRLFYLQLVEGSRYHQLAINNRIRLISNQPTRGRILDRDGRELAGSRLSYAVYVWAFAVREPSWENTRKQVARLLSISEIEIQKRLEQVDQESPFLFRIAQDISPAQVTAFQERMTDLPGVVVNTETVRYYPNNELAAHALGYLGEISGEELQQRTNEGYRLGDVVGQMGVEAAFEQQLRGDRGGQQIEIDGTGQVVRVLGEKLARPGQDVQLTLDLDLQKAAESALGNREGAIVALASETGEVLAMVSHPAFNPNLFTSQINATQWQQLQSKKFPFVNRALQGYPPASTFKIVTTTAALESGRYSRSTVLQTSPYLNLGGIKFWEWNRSGFGQLDFVGAMANSSNTFFGSVGMGVGETTLIRWARKFGLGQKTGIELGGEAHGLVPDAAWKQKIFNEDWYPGDTVNFSLGQGAIQATPLQVAVMFAAIANGGARVTPHLKKGSEASTQRQSVDLSTETLQVIQEGLRAVVVRGTGQALNSSSLPPIAGKSGTAEDPPRQSHAWFGAYAPADNPEIVVVAFAENSGGGGGSIAGPMVKQVLAAYFEPELALQP, encoded by the coding sequence ATGATTCTGACCTCCCGCAATAGTAAAACCTCTAAGGGTTACACAATCCCTTCCTTTGAACGCCGCAGGGTTGGTAGTCATCCTCGATCACTGCTTATCATTTTGATTCTCTCTGTAGTTTTTTGGGGCGTGATTGGTGGCCGTTTGTTTTATTTGCAGTTGGTTGAAGGCAGCCGCTACCACCAACTTGCTATTAATAATCGAATTCGCCTGATTTCTAATCAGCCTACTCGGGGCAGAATTCTAGACCGTGATGGACGGGAACTAGCAGGAAGTCGCCTATCTTACGCAGTATATGTATGGGCATTTGCAGTTCGTGAGCCGAGCTGGGAAAATACTCGCAAACAGGTTGCTCGGCTGCTTAGTATTTCTGAAATTGAAATTCAAAAACGGTTAGAACAAGTCGATCAAGAATCTCCATTCTTGTTTCGTATTGCTCAGGATATTAGCCCTGCCCAAGTAACAGCATTTCAAGAACGTATGACAGATCTTCCTGGTGTGGTGGTAAACACTGAAACAGTACGCTACTACCCCAATAATGAATTGGCTGCGCATGCGTTGGGATATCTCGGCGAAATCTCTGGAGAAGAACTGCAACAACGTACCAATGAGGGGTATCGCCTGGGTGATGTTGTAGGGCAGATGGGTGTAGAAGCCGCCTTTGAACAACAGTTGCGTGGCGATCGCGGCGGGCAGCAGATTGAAATTGATGGGACGGGGCAGGTCGTCCGCGTTTTAGGCGAAAAATTGGCTCGGCCAGGGCAAGACGTACAGCTTACTTTAGATTTGGATTTGCAAAAAGCAGCGGAATCTGCCTTAGGAAATAGAGAAGGAGCGATCGTTGCGCTTGCCTCCGAAACAGGCGAAGTTTTAGCTATGGTTAGTCATCCTGCGTTTAATCCTAATTTGTTTACAAGCCAGATTAACGCAACCCAGTGGCAGCAGCTTCAAAGCAAAAAATTTCCCTTTGTCAATCGTGCTTTGCAAGGCTATCCGCCTGCTAGTACGTTCAAAATTGTCACTACTACAGCAGCTTTAGAGTCGGGTCGCTATTCTCGAAGTACTGTATTGCAAACTTCACCCTACCTTAATTTAGGTGGCATCAAGTTTTGGGAGTGGAATAGATCGGGATTTGGTCAACTAGATTTTGTTGGCGCGATGGCAAACAGTAGCAATACCTTTTTTGGCAGCGTAGGTATGGGTGTGGGTGAAACGACCCTCATTCGATGGGCACGAAAGTTTGGTTTAGGGCAAAAGACAGGCATTGAGCTGGGCGGAGAGGCGCACGGATTGGTGCCAGATGCGGCGTGGAAGCAGAAAATTTTTAACGAAGATTGGTACCCAGGTGACACGGTCAATTTCTCCCTAGGGCAGGGGGCGATTCAGGCGACACCACTCCAGGTGGCAGTCATGTTCGCTGCTATTGCCAATGGTGGTGCTCGGGTTACGCCACATCTGAAAAAGGGTTCAGAGGCATCGACTCAGCGCCAGTCTGTCGATCTTAGTACCGAGACGTTACAGGTAATTCAGGAGGGACTGAGGGCAGTTGTTGTGCGGGGCACGGGTCAAGCGTTAAACAGTTCTTCTCTGCCACCCATTGCGGGCAAAAGCGGTACTGCCGAAGACCCGCCGCGTCAGTCTCATGCCTGGTTTGGGGCCTATGCTCCGGCTGACAACCCTGAAATTGTTGTCGTAGCCTTTGCTGAAAATTCTGGTGGTGGCGGTGGCTCGATCGCGGGGCCAATGGTAAAACAAGTCTTGGCAGCCTACTTTGAACCTGAACTGGCACTACAGCCTTAA
- a CDS encoding alpha/beta fold hydrolase, whose amino-acid sequence MAEVKLLDQAQAPVETRYYAWHWHHQSATIAYDLRGEGPPILLLPALSSISTRVELNTVAATLAQHYEVVTLDWPGFGESDRPAWRTRPAIYHALLKDFVQDIVPGLAGLVAAGHSTGYALALATDGSTIPQLRAIALMAPTWRGPLPTAMGNHRWAYSLLRWLVWCPVVGQALYALNAHPTFLRWMMSRHVYSDAAHITPELMQAKHQTTQTKGARFASAAFVTGGLDPVQQRTDWLDLMQVVTVPKLVIVGQQSPPKSKAEMEMLSAMAGVKSAMAPGSLGLGEEYSEEALAILLPFLARHLAD is encoded by the coding sequence GTGGCTGAAGTCAAGCTTTTAGATCAGGCACAGGCACCTGTCGAAACGCGATACTACGCCTGGCATTGGCATCACCAGTCAGCCACTATAGCCTACGACCTGCGCGGGGAAGGGCCGCCTATACTCTTGCTACCTGCCCTCAGCAGCATCTCTACCCGTGTCGAGCTCAATACTGTAGCGGCAACGTTGGCTCAGCACTATGAGGTGGTTACCCTAGATTGGCCAGGGTTTGGGGAGTCTGATCGCCCAGCCTGGCGAACTCGCCCAGCGATTTACCACGCCCTGCTGAAGGATTTTGTTCAGGATATCGTGCCAGGGTTGGCCGGGTTGGTAGCGGCTGGCCATAGTACGGGGTACGCCCTGGCCCTGGCTACCGACGGAAGTACCATACCCCAGTTACGAGCGATCGCGCTGATGGCACCAACCTGGCGTGGGCCACTGCCCACAGCGATGGGCAATCATCGCTGGGCCTATAGCCTGCTGCGTTGGTTAGTATGGTGCCCGGTGGTGGGGCAAGCCCTGTATGCCTTGAATGCTCACCCAACTTTTTTACGATGGATGATGAGTCGCCATGTCTACAGCGATGCCGCCCACATTACCCCAGAGCTGATGCAGGCTAAGCACCAAACAACCCAAACTAAGGGAGCCAGATTTGCCTCCGCAGCCTTTGTAACAGGGGGTCTCGACCCAGTGCAGCAGCGCACTGACTGGCTAGATTTGATGCAGGTGGTGACGGTACCTAAGCTGGTCATTGTTGGGCAACAAAGCCCACCCAAGTCTAAAGCCGAGATGGAGATGCTGAGCGCTATGGCCGGAGTGAAGTCTGCCATGGCACCAGGCTCTTTGGGTTTGGGAGAAGAATATTCGGAAGAAGCACTGGCCATTCTGCTGCCGTTTCTAGCCCGGCATTTGGCGGACTAA